From Paenibacillus polymyxa, the proteins below share one genomic window:
- a CDS encoding cache domain-containing sensor histidine kinase translates to MKRYIHKIKYQGLFFKIFIVMVVSITAVSLLTSLVTIRMSERLFAETFSITNAKVLSQIQSSFESFNDSIVNAVTHASENGTVKNYLTSGQSDSINSARIYFGMAQQMKQIKSNVDAYDVGVAVTGLNGRSFYSDSSYWPVTAEQLKSSAITARSVARPAQLMYQMDTELFHQQMTSTVQKPSPYIIASKPFMERTSGTLYGMIYIAIREPEFRRFYNNFTSNGNDVLILDKSGLIVSSNRQDLIGQRSSELLGYATKINEQGLNYINADVMNKESIVLSNYIPSFDFYLVNMIDRQTAVGQIIDVKSVVWICIAIVLIALVIVFLISRRLIRSLTRLVKQMSTIREKNFDNYIPVTGSYEVRQLSHAYNYMLDELNDYIRKLLETQKGQRNAELAALQRQINPHFLYNTLASIKMLVLKGNKETAAETINALISLLQNTISNVSETITIEQEMANMQNYVFINHVRYGQRVQVNYFVSPDCLEYHVPKLIIQPFIENSFFHAFNEKNTGHIYILVSKTEDTLICEVVDDGDGMDLDGNTAQDGLPNPKSKRQLFTGIGIQNVHNRITLLYGEEYGVTISSKKGEGTKVRMTLPLIVKPAPPTP, encoded by the coding sequence ATGAAAAGATATATCCATAAGATCAAATATCAAGGTCTGTTCTTCAAAATCTTTATTGTTATGGTGGTCAGCATCACTGCGGTATCGTTGCTGACCTCTTTGGTGACGATTCGAATGTCTGAACGACTATTCGCTGAGACATTCAGTATTACCAATGCCAAGGTGCTTAGCCAGATTCAATCCAGCTTTGAATCCTTCAATGACTCTATCGTGAATGCTGTAACCCACGCTTCGGAAAATGGAACCGTCAAAAACTATTTGACTAGCGGCCAATCTGACTCGATTAACTCGGCAAGGATTTACTTCGGTATGGCACAGCAAATGAAGCAAATTAAATCGAACGTCGATGCTTATGATGTCGGTGTCGCTGTAACAGGTCTGAACGGACGGAGCTTTTACTCCGATTCCTCCTATTGGCCTGTAACTGCGGAGCAGCTTAAGAGCAGTGCTATTACGGCCCGAAGTGTAGCACGCCCGGCACAGCTTATGTATCAAATGGATACGGAGTTATTTCATCAACAAATGACTAGCACCGTCCAAAAACCCTCACCCTATATTATCGCCTCTAAACCATTTATGGAGCGAACCAGTGGCACCTTGTACGGAATGATCTACATTGCCATTCGGGAGCCAGAATTTCGGCGTTTTTATAACAATTTCACGAGTAACGGTAATGATGTGCTTATTTTGGACAAATCAGGACTGATCGTATCGAGCAACCGTCAGGACCTAATCGGACAACGCTCCAGTGAGCTGCTGGGCTATGCCACCAAAATCAATGAACAGGGACTAAACTATATTAATGCGGATGTAATGAATAAGGAGAGCATCGTTCTTTCCAACTATATCCCTTCATTTGATTTTTATCTGGTGAACATGATCGATAGACAAACCGCGGTTGGGCAAATTATTGACGTTAAATCTGTTGTATGGATCTGCATCGCCATCGTACTGATTGCTTTGGTGATTGTTTTTCTGATTTCTCGTCGCCTGATTCGTTCTTTGACTCGGTTGGTCAAGCAAATGTCGACGATACGTGAGAAAAATTTTGATAATTATATCCCGGTTACGGGCAGCTACGAGGTCAGACAGCTAAGTCATGCTTACAACTACATGCTCGATGAACTAAATGATTATATTCGTAAGCTTTTAGAAACCCAAAAAGGCCAACGAAATGCAGAGCTTGCTGCACTACAACGGCAGATCAATCCACATTTTCTGTACAATACATTGGCTTCAATCAAAATGCTGGTACTCAAAGGAAACAAGGAAACCGCCGCCGAGACGATTAATGCGCTCATTTCCTTGCTGCAAAATACAATCAGCAATGTGAGCGAAACGATCACCATCGAGCAGGAAATGGCCAACATGCAAAATTATGTATTTATTAATCATGTGCGTTATGGGCAGCGGGTACAGGTAAATTATTTTGTATCACCCGATTGTCTGGAGTATCATGTGCCCAAGCTTATCATTCAGCCTTTTATCGAAAACTCTTTTTTCCATGCGTTTAATGAGAAAAATACAGGGCACATCTATATATTGGTGTCGAAAACAGAGGATACATTGATCTGTGAAGTAGTCGACGATGGAGACGGTATGGATTTGGACGGAAATACAGCGCAGGACGGACTGCCGAATCCCAAGAGCAAACGCCAACTATTTACAGGCATCGGCATTCAGAATGTACACAATCGCATTACCCTTTTGTATGGAGAAGAATATGGTGTGACCATCTCCAGCAAGAAGGGCGAGGGCACCAAAGTAAGAATGACACTGCCTCTAATTGTAAAACCCGCTCCTCCTACCCCATAA
- a CDS encoding ABC transporter substrate-binding protein has product MKKMSFLLLIASLILLSACSSNSEKAATTTDSGKKEITVWAWDPNFNIAALKLAKDRYVAKHPDVTVNIVEYAQNDIVQKMNAGLNSGSTKGLPNVVLIEDYRAQNFLQAYPDSFHDMTNSIKASDFADYKIGPTSYNGKQYGVPFDSGVMGLYVRTDYLEQAGYKVADLTNIDWDKFIEIGKAVKQKTGKDMLTQDPNDLGLIRGMIQTAGSWYLKEDGKTPNLAGNPALKEALLTYKALFDANIVKMNADWSQFLAAFNSGAVASVPTGNWITPSIKAEASQSGKWAVVPFPKLKNIPESVNASSLGGSSWYVLNSDGQDTAADFLKETFGSDTELYQDMLSKIGIVGSLNAASSGKAYDVEDAYFGGDKVYKKFADWTKQVPKVNYGLHTYAIEDIMTVEIQNYLNGKDVDAVLKDAQGQAEAQLK; this is encoded by the coding sequence ATGAAAAAAATGTCTTTCCTTCTGCTGATTGCAAGCTTGATCTTGTTATCCGCATGCTCCAGCAATTCTGAGAAAGCAGCTACGACCACAGATTCAGGCAAGAAAGAAATTACAGTCTGGGCTTGGGACCCGAACTTCAACATCGCAGCCCTGAAGCTGGCAAAAGATCGCTATGTTGCCAAACATCCAGATGTAACCGTAAACATTGTCGAATATGCTCAAAACGATATCGTTCAAAAAATGAATGCCGGCCTCAACTCCGGTTCTACTAAAGGATTGCCAAACGTGGTTCTAATTGAGGATTACCGGGCACAGAACTTCCTGCAAGCCTATCCCGATTCTTTCCATGATATGACTAATTCGATCAAAGCATCCGACTTCGCTGATTATAAAATCGGGCCGACCAGCTACAACGGCAAGCAATACGGAGTTCCTTTCGACTCTGGCGTTATGGGATTGTATGTAAGAACGGATTATCTGGAACAAGCTGGCTACAAGGTGGCAGACTTGACCAATATTGATTGGGACAAATTCATTGAAATCGGTAAAGCTGTAAAACAAAAAACAGGCAAAGATATGCTGACTCAAGATCCGAATGACCTCGGTCTGATCCGTGGCATGATCCAAACAGCGGGTTCCTGGTACCTGAAAGAAGACGGTAAAACACCAAACCTGGCTGGTAATCCAGCTCTGAAAGAAGCGCTCTTGACGTACAAAGCCTTGTTCGACGCCAACATTGTTAAAATGAATGCCGACTGGAGTCAATTCTTGGCCGCATTCAACAGCGGTGCAGTTGCTTCTGTACCTACAGGTAACTGGATTACACCTTCAATTAAGGCAGAAGCTTCGCAATCCGGTAAATGGGCTGTTGTACCTTTCCCTAAACTGAAAAATATACCTGAATCCGTGAATGCTTCCAGCCTCGGCGGCAGCTCCTGGTATGTCCTCAACTCGGACGGTCAAGATACCGCTGCTGATTTCCTGAAAGAAACATTTGGTTCAGATACAGAGCTGTATCAAGATATGCTGAGCAAAATCGGAATTGTTGGTTCATTGAACGCAGCTTCCAGCGGTAAAGCTTATGACGTGGAAGATGCTTACTTCGGTGGCGACAAAGTATACAAGAAATTTGCTGATTGGACTAAACAAGTTCCAAAAGTCAATTATGGCCTGCACACTTATGCAATTGAGGACATCATGACTGTTGAAATTCAAAACTACCTGAACGGAAAAGATGTAGATGCAGTTCTGAAGGACGCTCAAGGACAAGCGGAAGCACAGCTTAAATAA
- a CDS encoding family 16 glycoside hydrolase, producing the protein MKSSLLKKCASVMLSSTLALSLSLPLLGHAQADENVQVSDDFEQGEARGWSADSGNWSVVKDGNGSTYQQSSRSESHSVKGNTSWTNYSVQADVYVNDFNGSNRVYVAGRYTDSNNFYAASLYNKKGGALEIRKKVNGSMKTLATNKKYKLDTNTWYRVKLELSGSEIKMYVNDQLELSATDTSLTAGAMGLVTSKAVAQFDNVIVSGASSEGNASTPPVKPTPGPGTEQPTPGMDPGVTSKNNYNLTGFSYGNTGGGNITDTDANYKKVYNAVDLNEALKKGSKVKVIEIMNDLDLGWNEIPSAAKAMPFSANNPVQTHPVLKKTGVSKVYIENMNGVTIFSANGAKIKHAGFVIKRSSNLIFRNLEFDELWEWDEATKGNYDKNDWDYITIEGASSKVWIDHCTFNKAYDGLVDVKKGSNGVTISWSLFKGDDRSSNSWVTQQVNAMEADKSSYPMYAYLRSSAVGMSKEDIIDIAAGQKKAHLVGATEMAGDNADLEVTLHHNYYLDIQDRMPRLRGGNAHAYNIVMDDAGLARAKKRITSNMAKAIAAKGYHFDVVGNGAISTENGAVLLEKSYLIDVFSPVRNNQKDPNKADYTGEIKAEDVILSDNGAVFRGGSDAANSPLAPYPAKAKSFSWNGFTTLPYSYTAEDPANLVAQLQAKDGAGAGKLNWSSENWLKTVYNTAATKDAQVEEDSE; encoded by the coding sequence ATGAAATCGAGTTTGTTAAAAAAATGTGCAAGTGTAATGTTAAGCAGTACGTTGGCACTGTCTTTATCATTACCGCTATTAGGCCATGCACAGGCTGATGAGAATGTACAGGTAAGTGATGATTTTGAACAAGGAGAAGCTCGAGGCTGGTCCGCAGATTCGGGGAACTGGTCTGTGGTCAAGGACGGGAATGGTTCTACATACCAACAATCTAGTCGAAGCGAAAGCCATTCCGTTAAAGGAAATACCTCATGGACGAATTATAGTGTGCAAGCAGATGTATATGTAAATGATTTTAATGGCTCTAATCGAGTATATGTGGCAGGTAGATACACAGATTCTAACAACTTCTATGCAGCATCGTTGTACAATAAGAAAGGCGGAGCCCTTGAGATTCGTAAAAAAGTTAATGGATCTATGAAGACATTGGCTACCAATAAAAAATACAAACTAGACACCAATACATGGTACAGAGTGAAGCTGGAGCTATCCGGTTCGGAAATCAAAATGTATGTTAATGATCAGCTGGAGTTATCCGCCACAGACACTAGTCTCACTGCTGGAGCTATGGGTCTGGTAACGTCTAAAGCAGTTGCCCAGTTCGACAATGTGATTGTATCGGGTGCTTCTTCAGAAGGGAATGCAAGTACACCACCTGTGAAGCCGACACCGGGTCCGGGTACAGAACAACCAACTCCAGGGATGGACCCCGGTGTAACCTCCAAAAATAATTATAATTTGACTGGCTTTTCGTATGGTAATACAGGTGGTGGGAACATTACCGATACCGATGCTAATTACAAAAAGGTGTACAATGCTGTAGATCTCAACGAAGCACTGAAAAAAGGCAGCAAGGTTAAAGTGATTGAAATTATGAACGATCTGGACCTTGGCTGGAATGAAATCCCTAGCGCTGCGAAGGCAATGCCATTTAGCGCCAACAATCCTGTACAAACACATCCTGTTCTGAAAAAGACAGGGGTGAGCAAAGTCTATATCGAGAATATGAATGGAGTTACGATTTTCTCGGCCAATGGTGCGAAAATCAAGCATGCCGGTTTTGTTATCAAACGAAGCTCTAATCTGATTTTCCGTAACCTTGAATTTGATGAACTGTGGGAATGGGATGAAGCAACCAAAGGAAACTATGACAAGAATGACTGGGATTATATTACCATCGAAGGTGCAAGCTCTAAGGTATGGATCGACCATTGTACATTTAACAAAGCCTATGATGGCCTGGTAGATGTGAAAAAGGGCAGTAACGGAGTTACAATTTCCTGGTCATTGTTCAAAGGAGATGACCGCAGCTCCAACAGCTGGGTAACCCAACAAGTCAATGCCATGGAAGCAGATAAGTCCTCCTACCCTATGTACGCTTATTTGAGAAGCAGTGCAGTGGGCATGAGTAAAGAAGATATCATTGATATTGCAGCAGGACAAAAGAAAGCGCATCTGGTGGGTGCCACGGAAATGGCAGGCGACAATGCGGATTTGGAAGTGACGCTGCATCATAATTATTATCTGGATATTCAGGACCGTATGCCACGTTTGCGTGGTGGTAATGCGCATGCATATAACATCGTTATGGATGATGCTGGATTGGCCAGAGCCAAAAAAAGAATTACGTCCAACATGGCCAAAGCGATCGCTGCCAAAGGATATCATTTTGACGTCGTGGGTAATGGTGCGATTTCAACAGAAAACGGCGCAGTGCTGCTAGAAAAATCGTATTTAATTGATGTGTTTTCTCCGGTGCGTAATAATCAAAAAGACCCTAACAAAGCGGATTATACAGGTGAAATCAAAGCCGAGGATGTTATCTTGTCGGACAACGGTGCCGTGTTCAGAGGCGGCAGTGACGCTGCGAATAGCCCGTTAGCTCCTTATCCAGCAAAGGCTAAGAGCTTCTCTTGGAATGGGTTCACAACGTTGCCATACAGCTATACAGCCGAAGACCCTGCCAACTTGGTTGCTCAATTGCAGGCCAAGGACGGAGCGGGCGCAGGCAAGCTGAACTGGTCGAGTGAGAACTGGCTCAAAACGGTGTACAATACAGCCGCTACGAAAGATGCACAAGTGGAAGAAGATTCCGAGTAG
- a CDS encoding response regulator transcription factor, with translation MNELCNILIVDDEILVRQGIKHHLSWEQYGFRIVGEASNGKEALELIEALRPHIVITDIVMPIMDGEELTRIVRQNYPDIEVIVLSSYGEFNYVRSTFQQGVADYILKPKLDTDELLQVLQRTARKIPSIQYQEDAGNNQITMEHVIEKLISGYSIDYEAELLKQAFPYARFALIGIEQSAQQDKGRSTTLSASDLFSKLTDRVASACEHVVLRQLPSDGYAAVFLANLGPRELDAWMAAVREVAQEMKQLDPQTGWAVSHLFDDFNQISDVYQDELPKLLSYRFYFPETALLIEDELPQPVQVNRSFNLKQFTEEMKREHFDTAFQDLRSYVAAMSGNYTSTAFEFKSLLGNIVFNITILLGNQGYDMKELDAAKYSYFKTINDAPHVHEAVRLLETFLEEANRQILAKTQQGSSASMKKLLEYIEEHHAETLNLTTLGQYFHFNPSYLSSYFTAHHTEGFSEYLNKIRVEKAAELLRSGTLPISDISSTVGYSDPSYFTKVFKKVKGYSPSQYRREHLH, from the coding sequence ATGAATGAGCTATGCAACATTTTAATTGTAGATGATGAAATATTGGTACGGCAAGGGATCAAACATCATTTGTCGTGGGAACAATACGGATTTCGAATTGTAGGCGAGGCCTCCAATGGGAAAGAGGCGCTGGAGCTGATTGAAGCCTTGCGTCCTCATATTGTCATTACGGATATCGTAATGCCGATCATGGATGGCGAGGAGCTGACACGCATCGTCAGACAGAACTATCCAGATATCGAAGTGATTGTGCTCAGCAGCTACGGCGAGTTTAATTATGTGCGCTCCACCTTTCAGCAAGGTGTGGCTGACTATATTTTAAAGCCCAAGCTGGACACAGATGAGCTGCTTCAGGTGCTCCAGCGAACAGCCCGCAAAATTCCATCCATTCAGTATCAAGAGGATGCCGGGAATAACCAAATTACGATGGAACATGTGATCGAGAAATTGATCTCCGGCTATAGCATAGACTATGAAGCTGAGCTGCTGAAGCAAGCATTCCCTTATGCCCGTTTTGCGCTCATAGGTATAGAACAGTCGGCACAGCAAGATAAGGGACGCTCTACCACTCTCTCTGCTTCAGACCTATTTTCCAAGCTTACAGATCGAGTAGCCTCTGCCTGTGAACACGTGGTTCTGCGCCAGCTGCCATCGGATGGGTATGCGGCCGTTTTTTTAGCCAATCTGGGGCCACGGGAATTAGATGCCTGGATGGCTGCGGTTAGGGAAGTTGCTCAAGAGATGAAGCAGCTCGATCCGCAGACGGGCTGGGCGGTCAGTCATCTATTTGATGATTTTAATCAGATTAGCGATGTCTATCAGGATGAACTGCCGAAGCTGCTAAGCTATCGCTTTTATTTCCCGGAGACAGCACTGCTCATAGAAGATGAACTCCCTCAGCCTGTTCAGGTGAATCGTTCGTTTAACTTAAAACAGTTTACGGAAGAGATGAAGCGTGAGCATTTTGATACAGCTTTTCAGGATTTGAGGTCTTATGTAGCCGCCATGTCCGGCAACTATACCTCGACCGCTTTTGAATTCAAATCGCTGCTCGGAAATATCGTGTTCAACATTACAATTTTGCTCGGGAATCAGGGGTATGATATGAAGGAGCTGGATGCGGCGAAATATTCGTATTTCAAAACAATTAATGATGCCCCTCATGTACATGAAGCCGTACGGTTGCTGGAGACTTTTTTGGAGGAAGCGAACCGACAGATCCTGGCTAAGACGCAGCAAGGAAGTAGTGCAAGCATGAAAAAATTGCTGGAGTATATTGAGGAACATCATGCTGAAACACTCAATTTGACGACCCTTGGGCAATATTTCCATTTTAACCCCTCTTATTTGTCCAGTTATTTTACGGCACACCATACAGAGGGATTTAGCGAGTACCTGAACAAAATTCGGGTTGAAAAAGCTGCTGAACTACTGCGATCGGGGACGCTGCCCATTTCAGATATTAGCAGTACAGTAGGCTATTCGGACCCCAGCTATTTTACTAAAGTGTTCAAAAAAGTGAAGGGATACTCTCCCAGTCAGTACCGCCGGGAACATCTCCATTAG
- a CDS encoding ClbS/DfsB family four-helix bundle protein, protein MSSYDYASKSELKEAIHTAYLRFDGEFQDIDESHKDTRIDEVDKTPAEMIAYQLGWLHLVMSWDRDEREGKTVIMPAPNYKWNRLGELYQSFYKTYSHHSLYELRDMFKLAEQTWLDWVDTLSHEELFTQGVHKWTGTNPNWPMARWIHINSVAPFKTFRAKIRKWKKYNVQH, encoded by the coding sequence ATGTCTAGCTACGACTACGCTTCCAAATCAGAGTTAAAAGAAGCCATTCATACCGCCTACTTACGGTTTGACGGTGAATTCCAGGACATCGACGAAAGCCACAAGGATACTCGAATCGACGAAGTAGATAAAACACCTGCAGAAATGATAGCCTATCAGCTTGGATGGCTTCATCTTGTCATGAGTTGGGACAGAGACGAACGAGAAGGGAAAACCGTCATCATGCCTGCCCCGAATTATAAGTGGAATAGACTAGGCGAACTATACCAATCATTCTACAAGACCTATTCCCACCACTCTCTATATGAATTACGCGATATGTTCAAGTTGGCTGAGCAAACGTGGCTGGATTGGGTGGACACACTCAGTCATGAAGAACTCTTCACCCAGGGCGTTCACAAGTGGACAGGCACCAATCCGAACTGGCCTATGGCGAGATGGATTCATATCAATTCCGTAGCACCGTTCAAAACATTCAGGGCCAAGATCCGGAAATGGAAGAAATACAACGTGCAACATTGA
- the udk gene encoding uridine kinase, whose amino-acid sequence MLIIGIAGGTGSGKSTVARAVVERLGSNKVTFISQDNYYKDHSHLSYDERALVNYDHPFAFDNDLLIEHLQCLKKGQATQAPVYDFTVHARSTDETVELLPNHIVMLEGLHVLSDEKLRSLLDIKVFVDTDPDVRILRRVLRDIEERGRTIHSIHDHYLTTVKPMHEAFIEPSKKYADLILPEGGHNEVGIQLLSILTEKYLAGDRTWGTV is encoded by the coding sequence ATGCTAATTATTGGTATTGCCGGCGGTACAGGTTCCGGTAAATCGACGGTCGCACGCGCCGTCGTTGAGCGTCTGGGATCTAATAAAGTGACTTTCATATCTCAGGATAACTACTATAAAGACCATTCACATCTGAGTTATGACGAACGTGCTTTGGTCAACTATGATCATCCGTTTGCCTTTGACAACGACTTGCTGATTGAGCATCTTCAATGTCTGAAAAAAGGACAAGCAACTCAAGCGCCCGTGTATGACTTTACGGTTCATGCTCGTTCCACGGACGAGACGGTAGAGCTTCTGCCGAATCATATCGTTATGTTGGAAGGTCTGCACGTACTGTCAGACGAAAAACTCCGCAGCCTGCTTGATATTAAGGTATTTGTGGATACGGATCCAGATGTTCGCATTCTCCGTCGGGTTCTTCGCGATATTGAGGAACGCGGTCGCACCATCCATTCGATCCATGATCACTATTTAACGACGGTTAAACCGATGCACGAGGCATTTATTGAGCCTTCCAAGAAATACGCCGACCTGATCCTGCCTGAGGGAGGACATAACGAGGTTGGTATTCAACTGCTGTCTATTTTGACTGAAAAATATTTGGCAGGAGATCGGACATGGGGTACTGTATAA
- a CDS encoding DEAD/DEAH box helicase, translating into MSQYTETITVYIQLTTYGDALIYGDSSMNYSISGQMLKQRLFAWHEASFYGTELEIQHVQDTDIIVLPSEQVIPFLAEQELLKHIEWIWDEANAPWLRLISLLAHCIETKAYVPSFTSFQAGKLLWKWDAEALENVQPAELALLDSLDENERDGLVAAFSAAVFQRWYGTEAEAADLRREYPILFAPQRQVAAGLDAQAWLIAIGWKADTAPFRPLLQLLEPELEDDEPSWQLKLVLQDKQDPALLVPVQLAADGYASGSWPEAWTAHVRERSGGWLERLTAILPAGQRAGSRDDILSRPLSDEAAWQFLTTDSQRLLESGWQVLLPAWWEAATRKKPKLRAKVRPGEGAGERTKGSSLFGLDSIVQFDWRVAIGDADLSESEFAELVARNERLVRFRGQWIALDPALLAQIRRAMAGIDSTQGLSFQDILQLHLLGNTDEPEGDASGEQPEDPARFRLEVELNAHLLKLISQLGRQSEWPALDVPDGLQAELRTYQQDGYAWLAFLRRFGLGACLADDMGLGKTVQFITYLLHLQDIAAETGVRSSSLLICPTSVLGNWQKELSRFAPSLKVMLHYGSKREQGDLFREKVEQADVILTSFATATLDQELLQSMTWDSICLDEAQNIKNAQTKQSTAVRSFPARHRIALTGTPIENRLSELWSIYDFINPGYLGSSRAFSNRFMNAIEKEHNEQRTLDLQKLVQPFMLRRKKKDPAIQLDLPDKNEMKTYIHLTSEQGALYDQIVKELMERMQKLEGIERKGAILSALTQLKQLCNHPALLTKEALLDAAASGYSQPDLEAVISRSSKLERILAMVKELREEGERCLIFTQYIGMGQMLQQVLAQELQEPVLYLNGSTSKTARDRMIEQFQSHTLPPDEQPSVFILSLKAGGVGLNLTAANHVFHFDRWWNPAVENQATDRAYRMGQTKDVQVHKFISLGTLEERIDEMLESKQQLSDQIITSTEGWITELSTDALKDLFTLRRDWA; encoded by the coding sequence ATGAGCCAATATACCGAAACGATTACGGTGTACATCCAATTAACAACCTATGGAGACGCGCTAATTTATGGCGATTCCTCCATGAACTATAGCATTTCCGGTCAAATGTTGAAGCAACGTTTGTTTGCTTGGCATGAGGCTTCATTTTATGGCACCGAGCTAGAGATTCAGCATGTTCAAGACACAGATATTATCGTGCTACCCTCGGAGCAAGTGATTCCTTTTCTGGCAGAGCAGGAGTTGCTGAAGCACATCGAATGGATCTGGGACGAAGCCAATGCCCCGTGGCTTCGGCTGATCTCTCTGTTGGCTCACTGCATTGAAACGAAAGCCTATGTGCCCAGCTTCACGTCGTTCCAGGCGGGGAAGCTGCTATGGAAGTGGGATGCAGAAGCATTGGAAAATGTCCAACCGGCAGAGCTTGCCTTGCTGGACAGCCTGGATGAGAACGAGCGCGATGGCCTGGTAGCGGCGTTCTCGGCCGCTGTTTTTCAGCGCTGGTACGGCACCGAAGCGGAAGCCGCTGACTTGCGAAGAGAATATCCGATTCTCTTCGCTCCCCAACGCCAGGTCGCAGCAGGCCTGGATGCCCAGGCATGGCTGATCGCCATTGGCTGGAAGGCTGATACCGCGCCATTTCGCCCGCTTCTGCAACTGCTGGAGCCAGAGCTGGAGGACGACGAGCCGTCCTGGCAGCTCAAGCTTGTGTTGCAGGACAAGCAGGACCCGGCCTTGCTGGTGCCTGTACAGCTCGCCGCTGACGGTTATGCCTCCGGCTCATGGCCCGAAGCGTGGACGGCGCATGTGCGTGAGCGCTCAGGCGGGTGGCTGGAACGCTTGACCGCTATTTTGCCCGCAGGGCAGCGTGCCGGAAGCCGTGATGACATACTGAGCCGCCCGCTCTCTGACGAAGCCGCATGGCAATTCCTGACGACCGACAGCCAGCGTCTGCTGGAAAGCGGTTGGCAGGTGCTGCTGCCAGCCTGGTGGGAGGCAGCCACCCGCAAGAAGCCAAAGCTGCGGGCCAAGGTTCGCCCAGGCGAAGGGGCGGGAGAGCGCACGAAGGGCAGCTCGCTGTTCGGACTGGACTCCATTGTCCAGTTCGATTGGCGTGTGGCCATCGGCGATGCCGATCTGAGCGAGTCGGAGTTCGCCGAGCTTGTGGCTCGCAACGAGCGCTTGGTGCGCTTCCGCGGCCAATGGATCGCGCTCGACCCTGCGCTGCTGGCGCAAATCCGCCGCGCCATGGCCGGGATCGACAGCACTCAGGGATTGTCCTTTCAGGACATCCTGCAGCTGCATCTGCTCGGCAACACCGACGAGCCTGAAGGCGACGCCTCGGGCGAGCAGCCGGAGGACCCGGCACGCTTCCGACTGGAAGTAGAGCTGAACGCTCATCTACTGAAGCTGATCAGCCAGCTCGGACGGCAATCGGAATGGCCCGCTTTGGACGTACCCGATGGGCTGCAAGCCGAGCTGCGGACGTATCAGCAGGACGGGTATGCATGGCTTGCCTTTTTGCGACGCTTCGGATTGGGCGCGTGCCTAGCCGATGATATGGGACTCGGCAAAACGGTGCAGTTTATCACTTATTTACTGCACCTACAGGACATTGCCGCCGAGACAGGTGTGCGCTCCAGTTCGCTGCTGATTTGCCCGACTTCAGTGCTGGGCAACTGGCAGAAGGAGCTCAGCCGCTTCGCTCCCTCCTTGAAGGTCATGCTGCACTATGGAAGCAAACGGGAGCAAGGAGACTTGTTCCGCGAAAAAGTCGAGCAAGCTGATGTCATCCTGACCTCCTTCGCTACGGCAACTCTGGACCAAGAGCTGCTGCAGAGCATGACTTGGGATTCGATCTGCCTGGATGAAGCGCAAAACATTAAAAATGCGCAAACCAAGCAATCCACAGCTGTGCGCAGCTTCCCTGCACGTCATCGTATCGCGTTGACAGGAACACCTATTGAAAATCGGCTGTCCGAGCTATGGTCCATTTATGATTTCATCAATCCAGGTTATCTGGGCAGCTCACGCGCCTTTAGCAATCGCTTCATGAATGCTATTGAAAAAGAACATAATGAGCAGCGCACGTTGGATTTGCAAAAGCTGGTTCAGCCCTTCATGCTACGTCGCAAAAAGAAGGACCCTGCGATACAGCTTGATTTGCCTGACAAGAATGAGATGAAAACGTACATTCACCTCACCTCCGAGCAGGGTGCGCTCTATGATCAGATTGTTAAAGAACTGATGGAACGGATGCAGAAGCTGGAGGGGATCGAGCGCAAAGGAGCCATTTTATCAGCCCTGACCCAGTTGAAGCAGCTTTGTAACCACCCTGCTCTCTTAACTAAGGAGGCGCTCCTGGATGCAGCAGCTTCTGGTTATAGTCAGCCCGATCTTGAAGCGGTTATTAGCCGTTCATCCAAGCTGGAGCGCATTCTGGCTATGGTCAAGGAGCTGCGGGAAGAGGGCGAGCGCTGTCTTATTTTTACACAGTATATTGGTATGGGACAGATGCTTCAGCAGGTACTCGCTCAGGAACTTCAAGAACCCGTGCTCTATCTGAACGGTAGTACATCCAAAACTGCGCGTGACCGAATGATTGAGCAATTCCAATCGCATACGCTTCCCCCTGACGAGCAGCCGTCTGTGTTTATTTTATCGCTCAAGGCCGGGGGGGTGGGTCTCAATCTGACGGCTGCCAACCATGTCTTTCACTTTGATCGCTGGTGGAATCCGGCTGTTGAAAATCAGGCCACAGACCGAGCCTACCGGATGGGACAAACCAAAGATGTACAGGTTCACAAATTTATCTCGTTGGGTACGCTGGAGGAACGTATTGATGAAATGCTGGAGAGCAAGCAGCAGCTCAGTGACCAAATTATCACCAGCACCGAGGGCTGGATTACTGAGCTGTCTACAGACGCGTTAAAAGACCTCTTCACGCTACGGCGCGATTGGGCATAA